The Kineococcus radiotolerans SRS30216 = ATCC BAA-149 genomic interval ACCCCCAACGGGATTCGAACCCGTGCTACCGCCTTGAAAGGGCGGCGTCCTAGGCCACTAAACGATGGGGGCGTGGCACCCGGGCACCGCCGAGGCGGGTCCCGAAGCCCGACCAGCATAGAGGACGCCGGTGCGTGGTGCCGACGCTGCCGCGGCCGAGGCGATGGGGCAGAGTGGTCCCCTCGTCGCACCCGCGAGACCGGAGGTGGCCGTGGACCCCGTGCAGGCGTTGCGGCGCACCGCGTTCCTGCTCGAGCGCGAGCGGGCCAGCAGCTTCCGCGTCGAGGCCTTCCGCGGGGCCGCCGCCGTCCTGCTCGCCCTGGACGCCGAGGAGCTCGGCGCCCGCCTGCGCGCCGGGACCCTCACGGACCTGAAGGGCATCGGCAAGTCCTCCGCCGAGCTGGTCCAGCAGGCCGCCGCCGGCCGCGTCCCCGACCGCCTCGCCGCGCTCGAGGCCGCCGCCGGGCCCCTCGTCGAGGGCGGGGAGGAGTTGCGCGCCCTCCTGCGCGGGGACCTGCACACCCACACCGACGCCAGCGACGGCGGCAGCCCGCTGGCCGAGATGGCCGCCACCGCCGCCGAGCTCGGCCACGAGTACCTCGCCGTCACCGACCACTCCGAGGGGCTGAAGGTCGCCCACGGCCTCGACCGCGCCCGCCGGGAGGCGCAGCTCGACCAGATCGCGGCGCTCGCGGCCCCCCTCGCCCCCTTCCGGCTGCTGTCCGGCATCGAGGTCGACATCGGCCGCGACGGCGTCCTGGACTGCCCGCCCGACCTGCTCGACCGCCTCGACGTCGTCGTCGCCTCGGTGCACTCGCAGCTGCGGATGCCGCGCGAGGCCATGACGCAGCGGATGCTCACCGCGATCCGGTCCGGGCGGGCCGACGTGCTGGGCCACTGCACCGGGCGGATGGTCGAGGGCGGCCACGGCCGGGTCGGCGCGGGGGGACGCCCGCCGAGCGACTTCGACGCCGACGCCGTGTTCGCGGCCTGCGTCGAGTTCGACGTCGCCGTCGAGATCAACGCCCGCCCCGAGCGCCTCGACCCGCCCCGGGCGCTGCTGCGCCGGGCGGTGGCGGCGGGGTGCCTGTTCACCCTGTCCACCGACGCCCACGCCCCCGGGCAGCTCGACTGGCAGCCCTACGGCTGCGCCCGGGCGCAGGAGTGCGGGGTGCCCGCTGAGCGGATCGTCACGACGTGGCCGGCGGAACGGGTGCTGGAGTGGACGGCTCAGCGCCGCTCGGCCCACCGCCCGGCCCGCCCTGCCCCCGGGTGACGCGCAGGAACTCCAGCTTCTCCGCGTCCACCGACCCCGCCGCGACGGTGTAGACGACGAGGCGGACGTCCGAACCCGGCACGGTGAGGACGTCGCAGTCGCAGGTGACGTCCCCGACGTCGGGGTGCTCGATCGTCTTGCGGGAGGAGACGTGCCGCCCCACCGTCCCCTCCCGGCACAGCCGGGCGAACTCCGGGCTCGTGCGCGTCAGCTCCTCGGTCAGCGCGACCAGGCCCGCGTCGCGCGGGTAGTCGACCAGGGCCGAGCGCAGGTCCGCGACGAGCGCCGCGGGCAGCCCGGCGTCCGCGTTCCGCACCGGCCAGCGCGCCAGGTCACCGCCCTCCGGGGAGAAGACCGCCCGGATGAGGTTGCGCCGCCCGGGGGACAGCCCGCTCGGGTCGCCGATGAGGGCCGTCCACGCCGGGTTCCACGTCAGCAGCGTCCAGTCCGCGCCGAACACCCCGACGGGGAAGTCCCCGAGCCGGGCCAGCACCCGCTGCACACCCGCGGGCACCAGGTGGGACACCACCCCGTCCGCCGGCGGCAGCAGGCCCGCCAGGCGGTAGGCGTGGTCGCGCTCGACCGTGCTGAGCTGCAGCGCCCGGGCCAGCGTCGCGACGACCTGCGCCGACGGGTTCGTCGCCCGGCCCTGCTCCAGCCGCACGACGTAGTCCACCGACAGCCCCGCGAGGTCGGCCAGCTCCTCCCGCCGCAGGCCCGCCGCCCGCCGCCGCACCCGGGCGGGCAGCCCGACGTCGGCGGGGGACAGCCGGTCGCGCCAGCGCCGCAGGGCCGTGCCGAGGTTCTCGCCTTCCACCCCACCATCGTGCCCCGGCGCGGGCGCGAACCCCAGGGCCCAGCCTGGTACTGCCCGTCCCCCCGTCGCGGCGGGCACTGGCTGGCCTCCCCGCCGCGGGTCAGGGTGGGCCCATGACCACCACGTTCATCACCGGAGCCAACAAGTCCCTCGGCTACGAGACCGCCCGCCGCCTCGTCGAGGCCGGGCACACCGTCCTCCTCGGCGCCCGCGACCCCGGCCGCGGCCGCGCCGCCGCCGACGCCCTCGGCGTCCGGTTCGTCCAGATCGACGTCACCGACGACGCCTCCGTCGAGGCCGCCGCCGCCGACGTCGCCGCGCACGAGGGGGCGATCGACGTCCTCGTCAACAACGCCGGCGTCGTCGGGCCGCACGCGGCGGCCGACGAGCTCACCGCCGCCGACGCGCTCGCCGTCTACGACGTCAACGTCTTCGGGGTCGTGCGGGTGACCCGCGCGTTCCTGCCGCTGCTGCGGAAGTCCGCGAACCCCGTCGTGGTCAACGTGACCAGCGGGATGGGGTCCTTCGCGGCGACCCACGACCCGGACCGCGTCGAGTCGACGTTCGCCGCCCCGCTCTACACCTCCTCCAAGGCGGCGCTGACGATGCTCACGACCCAGTACGCCAAGGCGCTGCCCGACGTGAAGTTCAACGCCGTCGACCCCGGTTACACCGCGACGGACTTCAACGGCCACTCCGGTCCGCAGACCGTCACCGAGGGGACCGACGCGATCGTGGAGCTGGCCACGATCGGCGCCGACGGCCCCACGGGGCAGTTCCGCGACCGCCACGGGGTCGTCGCCTGGTGACGCCTCAGGCCCCGTCGGTGCGGCGCCGGGCCGCGTAGGCGTCGAGCTCGGCGTGGACCCGCTCGACGTCCCACCCCTCGTCCAGGGCCCGGCGCAGCAGCTCGGTCTGCGACAGCGGGGTGAGCCCGTCGACGTTGGGGTCGCGGTCGAGGTTGGTGGGGAACGGGTACCCGTCGGTGGCGGCGGTGACGGCGTGGGCGAGGAGCTCGGGGTCCAGGCCCCCGGCCCACCGGGCGGCCAGGGCGGGGTGGACCGCCTTGGCCGTCCGGACCCGGTCCACGGTCTCCATCGCCCGCCCGAAGGCGGAGGACACCTGCAGCAGGTTCGCGACGCGCTGCACGTCGGCGGAGACGTTGGACCCGGCGCCGTGGAAGAGGGCGGGGTTGAAGAAGGCCGCGTCGCCCTTGGCCAGCGGCAGCTGCACGCGGTGCTCGGCGAAGTAGGCCCGGAACTCCGGCCGCCGCCAGGCCAGGTAGCCCTGCGGGTAGCGGTGGGAGTGCGGCAGGTACAGCGTCGGCCCGCTCTCCACGGGCATGTCGCTGTGCGCCACGGCCCCCTGCAGGGTCAGGACGGGGGAGAGCAGGTGCACGTGGGCGGGGTAGCGGGCCGCGACGGGGTCGGACAGGAAGCCCAGGTGGTAGTCGCGGTGGGGGTCCTGGGCCTTCCCGCCCGGTCGGACCACGTTGACCTGGGAGGTGACCTGGTACCCCGGGCCGAGCCACGCGGTGGCGACGAGGGCGAGCACGTCGTTGGCGTAGTAGTCGACGAACGCCTCCGGGTCCCGCACGGCGAGCTTCTCCAGCGCGTTCCAGACCCGGTCGTTGGCGCCGGCCGCGGCGAAGTGGTCGCCCTTGGCGGTGCCCGCGGCCCTCTCCTCGGCGATCATCGCCTCGAACGCGGCGGTGACCCGGTCGACGACGTCGAGGTCGGGGAAGGCCCCCCGCACGAGGAGGACGCCGGGGCCCTCGGTCAGCGCCCGGACGAGCTCCCCCTCCACGGCCTCGCGCCCGGCCTCGTCGGCGACGGCGGCGCGCAGCCGGTCCGCGTCGTAGAGCAGCACGCCCTGGGCGACCTCGCGGGCGTGGGGGTAGTCGGCCGGGTCGGTGCGCCGGTCCAGGAGGCGGGCGAACTCCTCCACGTCGCAGTCGCTCTCGCGGAACCGGAGGGGGGCGGGGCGGGTGGTGGGGACGCTCACGGGGTTCTCCTCGTCGAGGCTCGTGGGGACTGGGCTGCTCCGAACCTAGGCCTCCCCGGGCCGCGCCGCGCCCGCCCCGCCGCGGGGGCGGAGCGCTTCGGGGTGCGATCCGCGGCCCGACGTGCCACGGTCGGAGGACCGTTCAACCGGGGCGCGACCCCTCGATCTTCCGGCCCACCGGCCGTGGAAGGACCTCGACGTGGCAACCTCCCGTCCCTCCTCGACCTCCGACGACGTGCGCGCGGTCGCCGGGACCACCGCCGAGATCGTCAAGACCCGCGGTGGCCCCGTCCGGCGCCACGCCCAGATCACCGGGTTCTTCCTGACGGGCCTGGGGCTGCTGGGGTTCATCCCGGGCATCACGACGAACTACGACGAGATGGGCATCTTCCGCAGCGGCGCGCAGCTCTTCGGCGTCTTCACGGTCTCGCTGCTGAGCTCGACGGCGCTGTTCCTGTACGGGGTGACCGTCCTGGCCTTCGGGGGCTCGGTGCGCCAGGCGCACAAGAACGTCGTCCTGCACGCCCTGCTCCTCATCGGCATGGGCATCGCGGGCGCCGGCATCGTCGCGAACTCCCCGAACCCCGTCCTGCCCACCGACGCGGCGAGCAACTGGCTCTACCTCGCGCTCGGGGTGTTCTTCCTCATCGGCGGCACCCTGGCGCGCAAGAAGGAGATCGAGGAGAACGGCGTCTTCTGACCCCGACCGGGCGCCCGCCGCGACCCGCCGCCTAGGGGGCGGCGGGTCCTTCGCGTCCGGCGGGTCCCGCGGGGTCGGCGAGCAGCGCGGCCCCGAGGGCGGCGAGCAGGTCGACGACCTCGGCCCGGTCGAGGCGGACGGTCGAGACGCAGGTGCCGCCCTGCCAGGTCGAGAGCACGACCCGCCCGGCACCGGCGCCGGCCGCGGGGTGCGCGCTGACCCGCAGGGCCCGCCCGGGGCGGTCCGCGTCCCGGACGACCCCGGTGCGGACGCCCCGCTCCACGGCTGCGTGGTGCTCCATCGACCGAGTCTGCGCCCGCCCGCGGCCGGTGTCGAGGCTCAGGGGATGCGGGCCACCCACTCGGGCGTGGCGAACTTCCCGCGCACGAGCTCCTCGGCGGCGTCGAGCTCGGCGTCGGTGAGGGCGGAGCCGGTCAGCCCGTACTGGCGGCGGAACGTGGCGACCATCGAGTCGATGACCTCCTCGCGGGGCAGGCCGGTCTGGCGCCGCAGCGGGTCGACCCGCTTGGCCGCGCTGGCCAGGCCCTTGCCGGACAGCTTCTCCCGCCCGATGCGCAGGACCTGCAGCATCTTCGCGGCGTCGATGTCGTAGGACATCGTCACGTGGTGCAGCACGGTGCCGTCGGCGAGCCGCTTCTGCGCGGCGCCGGCGATCTTCCCCTGGTCGGTGGCGATGTCGTTGATGGGCTGGTGCCACGCCTTGACGCCGAGGTCGCCGAGGGCGACGAGGACCCAGTCGTCGAGGAACGCGTAGGACTCGGTGAAGCTCAGCCCCTCCACCAGCGACCCGGGCGCGTAGAGGGAGTAGGTGATCGTGTTGCCGGGTTCCACGAACATCGCCCCGCCGCCGGAGATCCGGCGCACGACCTCCACCCCCAGCCGCCGGGCCGCCTCGCCGTCGACCTCGTTGACCAGCGACTGGAAGCTGCCCAGGACCACGGCCGGGCTCGCCCACTCCCACACCCGCAGGGTGGGCGGGCGGCGGCCGGCGGCGACCTCCCGGGCGAGGACCTCGTCGAGGGCCATGTGCGTCTGCGGCGCCTGCGGGCCGGTGTGGACGAACTGCCAGTCGTGGTCCAGCCACCCCGTGGCCCCGCCCACGGCGCGGCGGACCGTGGTGGCGACGGCCTCGGGGGTGAACCCCAGCAGCACCGCCCCCGGCGGCAGCGCGGACCGCACCCGGGCCGCGAGCGCCGCGGCGTCGCTGTCGGCGGGCAGCCCCGTCAGGGCCGCGTCGAGCGCCTCCAGGGCCTCGTCGGGTTCGAGGAAGAAGTCCCCGCTGAGGCGGACGCGGGCCAGCCGGCCCGCGTCCACGTCGAGGTCGACGACGACGAGCTTCCCGCCCGGGACCTTGTACTCACCGTGCACGGGCGAAGGCTAGCCCCGCTCGGGGACGAGGGAGGAGGCGAGCCACTCCCGGGGGATCCCGAAGCCGTCCAGCAGTTCCCCGGTACGCGGTCGCAGCTTGCGGCACAGCGCGTTGACGGCGGTGGTGATCGCCTTGGCGCGCAGCGTCGTCATCCGCCGGTGCTGCAGGTACCAGCCCTTCTCGGCCTCCAGCACCGACAGCGCGTGCAGGTCGAAGACGTCGGAGAGCAGGGCGGCGACGGCGGGGTCGTCGCAGCGGGCGATGGCGGCGGCGAAGGCCTCGGCGACGACGCGGTCCACGTGCGCGCGCCCGGCCAGCAGCAGGTGGTCCTGCAGCTCGTCGACGGCCTCGAAGCGCTCGGCCTCCGGGCGCGAGCGCGCCTTGCGCATCCGCTTGGCCAGCGACTCCACGACGTGGCGCTCGCGCTCGGCGAGCATCCGCAGCTGCCAGCCCCGGTCGTGGAGGTCCTCGGGGACGCGGCCGGCCTCGACGACGTCGGCGACCAGGGACCGGGCGGGGCTGCGCCCGGCGTAGGTGGTGACGAAGTCGCGGGTCGCGAACCGCGCCATCCCCAGGGTGTCCAGGTCGGAGAACTGCTGGGCGTAGGCGGTGAGCTGCCCCTTGGCGACCAGCTGCAGCAGGACGGTGTTGTCGCCCTCGAAGGTGGTGAACACGTCGGTGTCGGCCTTCAGCTGCGGCAGTCGGGAGTCGGCGAGGAACCCGTTGCCCCCGCAGGCCTCCCGGCAGGTCTGGATGGTGCGGGTGGCGTGCCAGGTGGAGGCCACCTTGAGACCCGCGGCGTGGGACTCGAAGGCGCGCTGCCGGTTCGCGTCGGCCTCGCCGCCGGCGAGCTGGACGCGCAGCAGCTCGTCCATCTCGCCCATGAGCTCGTCCTGGGCGAACGTCAGCGCGTAGGTCGTGGCCAGCGGGATCAGCAGCCGGCGCTGGTGGGCGAGGTAGTCCAGCAGGACGACCTCGCCGTCCCCGCCCGGGCGCTTGAACTGGGTGCGCCGCTGGGCGTAGCGCAGGGCGATCTCGAGGGCGACCTTCGTCTGGGAGAGCGCGCCGCCGGAGACGCTGACCCGGCCCTTGACCAGGGCGCCGAGCATCGTGAAGAACCGGGAGTTCGCGCTGGCGATGGGGGAGGAGTAGGTGCCGTCCTCGGCGACGTCGGCGTAGCGGTTGAGCAGCGCCGTCCGCGGGACCCGGACGTGGTCGAAGGCGAGGCGGCCGTTGTCGAGGCCGTTGAGCCCCATCTTCCGGCCGTCGTCGCCGCGCCAGACGCCCGGCACGTCGACCCCGTCCACCCGCAGGGGCACGACGAACGCGTGCACGCCGCGGGACTCCCCGCCGGTGACGAGCTGGGCGAACACGACGGCGACGTCAGCGTCCTCGGCCGCCCCGCCGATGTAGTCCTTGCGGCAGGACGCGTCGGGGGTGTGGACGACGAACTCCTGCGCGGCCGGGTCGTACGTGGCGGTCGTGCCGATGGAGGCGACGTCGGAGCCGTGGCCGGTCTCGGTCATCCCGAAGCAGCCGACGAGTTCCAGCCGCAGCAGCGGCCCGAGCAGCGTGGAGTGGTGGCGCTCGGTGCCCAGGGCCTGCACGGCCCCGCCGAAGAGGCCCCACTGCACCCCCGACTTGATCATGAGCGAGGCGTCGCCGTAGCCGAGCATGTCGAACTGCGCGACCTGCCCGCCGGGGGAGTCCCCGCCGCCCCAGCGCGAGGAGTACCCGAGTTCGTGCCCGCCCAGCTCGGCGAGGGTGCGCAGCCGGGCCCGCGTGAGGTCGCGGTGCTCGCGCGTGGAGAGGTCGTGGCTGGGGGTGAAGAGGTCGGCGGGGGCCTCGCGGCGGAACTGCTCGCGCAGGTCGGCGAACCGGCCGTCGAGGAAGCGGCGCAGGACGTCGGTGTCCAGCGGTTCGGGGGCGGTCTCGGGGGCGCTGTCGGGGGCGGTGGGGACGTCGGGCGCTCGCAGTTCGGTGGTGGTCACGGGACCTCCTCGGGGACGGGCGCCAGGACGGTGGAGAGACCGCCCCAGGCCAGGTGGGTGAGATCGGAGACGAGGGTGGCGGCCGGGACCCGGTCCGGGCTGGAGATCCAGCGGTCCGCGGCGGTGCGGATCAGGGCGACGAGGCCGTGGGCGAGGGCGTCGGCGGAGGAGTCCCGGGCCCCGCCCACCCGCAGGTGGGCGGTGATGGTGCGGGCGGTCTCGTCGGCGACGGTGGCCGAGATCCGCTGCACCGGGTCGCTGGTGAGCGGCCGTTCGAGGAAGGGGTGGGAGACGACGAAGCGGTAGACCTCGGGGTCGGCCTCGACGAGCTGCACGTAGGCGGCGATGATCCCCGACAGCGCCTGCCGGGGGTTCGCCGACGCGGCGACGGCTTCGCCGAGCTCCCGCAGGATCCGGGAGTTCACCCGGTCGGCGACGGCGAGGTAGAGCTCCTCCTTGTCGGCGAAGTGGCGGTAGAGCACGGTCTTGCTGGTGCCGGCGGCCGCGGCGACCTCGTCCATGCCGACCCCGGCGCCCTTGGCGGTGATGGCGCGCAGCGCCGCCGTCACCAGTTCCTCCCGCCGGCGGCGGCGGTGCTCGTCCCAGCGCGTGCGGCGACCGTCGCGGGGCTCCTTCGGCTGACCGTCCACGCGTTCGACAGTACCCCGGACGAGGGGTATCGGGTACCCGTGGTACCTGATAACTTCGGACGGGTGATCAACCGAGCGATCAGAGACGTCGCGATCGTCGGCGGGAACCGCACCCCCTTCGTGCGGGCCGGCCGCCGCTACGCCCGGGTTTCGGCGCAGGACCTCCTGGTCGCCGCCCTCGACGGGCTGGTGGCCCGCTACGGACTCGCCGGGGAACGGCTCGGGGAGGTCGTCGCCGGGGCCGTCCTCAAGCACAGCCGCGACCTCAACC includes:
- a CDS encoding lipoate--protein ligase family protein translates to MHGEYKVPGGKLVVVDLDVDAGRLARVRLSGDFFLEPDEALEALDAALTGLPADSDAAALAARVRSALPPGAVLLGFTPEAVATTVRRAVGGATGWLDHDWQFVHTGPQAPQTHMALDEVLAREVAAGRRPPTLRVWEWASPAVVLGSFQSLVNEVDGEAARRLGVEVVRRISGGGAMFVEPGNTITYSLYAPGSLVEGLSFTESYAFLDDWVLVALGDLGVKAWHQPINDIATDQGKIAGAAQKRLADGTVLHHVTMSYDIDAAKMLQVLRIGREKLSGKGLASAAKRVDPLRRQTGLPREEVIDSMVATFRRQYGLTGSALTDAELDAAEELVRGKFATPEWVARIP
- a CDS encoding TetR/AcrR family transcriptional regulator, whose translation is MDGQPKEPRDGRRTRWDEHRRRRREELVTAALRAITAKGAGVGMDEVAAAAGTSKTVLYRHFADKEELYLAVADRVNSRILRELGEAVAASANPRQALSGIIAAYVQLVEADPEVYRFVVSHPFLERPLTSDPVQRISATVADETARTITAHLRVGGARDSSADALAHGLVALIRTAADRWISSPDRVPAATLVSDLTHLAWGGLSTVLAPVPEEVP
- a CDS encoding acyl-CoA dehydrogenase — encoded protein: MTTTELRAPDVPTAPDSAPETAPEPLDTDVLRRFLDGRFADLREQFRREAPADLFTPSHDLSTREHRDLTRARLRTLAELGGHELGYSSRWGGGDSPGGQVAQFDMLGYGDASLMIKSGVQWGLFGGAVQALGTERHHSTLLGPLLRLELVGCFGMTETGHGSDVASIGTTATYDPAAQEFVVHTPDASCRKDYIGGAAEDADVAVVFAQLVTGGESRGVHAFVVPLRVDGVDVPGVWRGDDGRKMGLNGLDNGRLAFDHVRVPRTALLNRYADVAEDGTYSSPIASANSRFFTMLGALVKGRVSVSGGALSQTKVALEIALRYAQRRTQFKRPGGDGEVVLLDYLAHQRRLLIPLATTYALTFAQDELMGEMDELLRVQLAGGEADANRQRAFESHAAGLKVASTWHATRTIQTCREACGGNGFLADSRLPQLKADTDVFTTFEGDNTVLLQLVAKGQLTAYAQQFSDLDTLGMARFATRDFVTTYAGRSPARSLVADVVEAGRVPEDLHDRGWQLRMLAERERHVVESLAKRMRKARSRPEAERFEAVDELQDHLLLAGRAHVDRVVAEAFAAAIARCDDPAVAALLSDVFDLHALSVLEAEKGWYLQHRRMTTLRAKAITTAVNALCRKLRPRTGELLDGFGIPREWLASSLVPERG
- a CDS encoding PHP domain-containing protein, translated to MDPVQALRRTAFLLERERASSFRVEAFRGAAAVLLALDAEELGARLRAGTLTDLKGIGKSSAELVQQAAAGRVPDRLAALEAAAGPLVEGGEELRALLRGDLHTHTDASDGGSPLAEMAATAAELGHEYLAVTDHSEGLKVAHGLDRARREAQLDQIAALAAPLAPFRLLSGIEVDIGRDGVLDCPPDLLDRLDVVVASVHSQLRMPREAMTQRMLTAIRSGRADVLGHCTGRMVEGGHGRVGAGGRPPSDFDADAVFAACVEFDVAVEINARPERLDPPRALLRRAVAAGCLFTLSTDAHAPGQLDWQPYGCARAQECGVPAERIVTTWPAERVLEWTAQRRSAHRPARPAPG
- a CDS encoding SDR family NAD(P)-dependent oxidoreductase, whose protein sequence is MTTTFITGANKSLGYETARRLVEAGHTVLLGARDPGRGRAAADALGVRFVQIDVTDDASVEAAAADVAAHEGAIDVLVNNAGVVGPHAAADELTAADALAVYDVNVFGVVRVTRAFLPLLRKSANPVVVNVTSGMGSFAATHDPDRVESTFAAPLYTSSKAALTMLTTQYAKALPDVKFNAVDPGYTATDFNGHSGPQTVTEGTDAIVELATIGADGPTGQFRDRHGVVAW
- a CDS encoding helix-turn-helix domain-containing protein, which encodes MEGENLGTALRRWRDRLSPADVGLPARVRRRAAGLRREELADLAGLSVDYVVRLEQGRATNPSAQVVATLARALQLSTVERDHAYRLAGLLPPADGVVSHLVPAGVQRVLARLGDFPVGVFGADWTLLTWNPAWTALIGDPSGLSPGRRNLIRAVFSPEGGDLARWPVRNADAGLPAALVADLRSALVDYPRDAGLVALTEELTRTSPEFARLCREGTVGRHVSSRKTIEHPDVGDVTCDCDVLTVPGSDVRLVVYTVAAGSVDAEKLEFLRVTRGQGGPGGGPSGAEPSTPAPVPPATS
- a CDS encoding phytanoyl-CoA dioxygenase family protein, which translates into the protein MSVPTTRPAPLRFRESDCDVEEFARLLDRRTDPADYPHAREVAQGVLLYDADRLRAAVADEAGREAVEGELVRALTEGPGVLLVRGAFPDLDVVDRVTAAFEAMIAEERAAGTAKGDHFAAAGANDRVWNALEKLAVRDPEAFVDYYANDVLALVATAWLGPGYQVTSQVNVVRPGGKAQDPHRDYHLGFLSDPVAARYPAHVHLLSPVLTLQGAVAHSDMPVESGPTLYLPHSHRYPQGYLAWRRPEFRAYFAEHRVQLPLAKGDAAFFNPALFHGAGSNVSADVQRVANLLQVSSAFGRAMETVDRVRTAKAVHPALAARWAGGLDPELLAHAVTAATDGYPFPTNLDRDPNVDGLTPLSQTELLRRALDEGWDVERVHAELDAYAARRRTDGA
- a CDS encoding DUF4383 domain-containing protein, whose translation is MATSRPSSTSDDVRAVAGTTAEIVKTRGGPVRRHAQITGFFLTGLGLLGFIPGITTNYDEMGIFRSGAQLFGVFTVSLLSSTALFLYGVTVLAFGGSVRQAHKNVVLHALLLIGMGIAGAGIVANSPNPVLPTDAASNWLYLALGVFFLIGGTLARKKEIEENGVF